One part of the Vitis riparia cultivar Riparia Gloire de Montpellier isolate 1030 chromosome 6, EGFV_Vit.rip_1.0, whole genome shotgun sequence genome encodes these proteins:
- the LOC117916182 gene encoding cinnamoyl-CoA reductase 1, with amino-acid sequence MSSESGSVTRSEVVCVTGGSGYIGSWLVCLLLRRGYTVHATVKNLKDERETKHLEALEGADSSLRLFQIDVLDYDSIVAAVNGTAGVFHLASPCIVDKVQDPEKELLDPAIKGTNNVLTAAKELGVGRVVVTSSISAIIPSPNWPADVVKGEDCWTDTEYCKQKGIWYPLSKTLAEKAAWEFAKEKGLDVVVVNPGTVMGPILPPGLNASMLMILRLLQGCTDIYEDFFMGSVHVKDVALAHILVYENKSASGRHLCVEAISHYGDFAAKVAELYPEYKVPRLPKDTQPGLLRAKTASKKLMDLGLQFIPMEQIIKDSVESLRSKGFIS; translated from the exons aTGTCGAGTGAGAGTGGAAGTGTGACTCGGAGTGAAGTGGTGTGCGTCACCGGCGGCAGCGGCTACATCGGTTCCTGGCTGGTCTGTCTCCTTCTCCGCCGTGGCTACACCGTCCACGCCACCGTCAAAAATCTCA AGGATGAAAGGGAAACGAAGCATCTAGAAGCCCTAGAGGGGGCAGACTCCAGTCTCCGTCTCTTCCAGATTGATGTCCTCGACTACGACTCCATCGTCGCTGCCGTTAATGGCACCGCCGGCGTCTTCCACCTCGCCTCCCCCTGCATCGTCGATAAGGTTCAGGATCCCGAG AAGGAACTTCTAGATCCGGCAATTAAAGGGACAAACAATGTCTTAACAGCAGCTAAGGAGCTGGGGGTTGGGCGTGTGGTGGTGACATCATCTATCTCGGCTATCATTCCTAGCCCAAACTGGCCAGCTGATGTTGTCAAAGGGGAGGATTGCTGGACTGATACCGAGTACTGCAAGCAGAAAGGA ATATGGTATCCACTTTCAAAGACACTGGCTGAAAAAGCGGCTTGGGAATTTGCCAAGGAGAAAGGTTTGGATGTGGTTGTGGTGAATCCTGGCACTGTGATGGGCCCTATTCTTCCCCCAGGGCTCAATGCAAGCATGTTAATGATTCTTCGCCTTCTCCAAG GGTGCACTGACATATACGAGGACTTTTTTATGGGATCTGTTCATGTTAAAGACGTAGCCCTAGCACATATTTTGGTGTATGAGAACAAATCAGCATCTGGAAGGCACTTGTGTGTTGAAGCTATTTCTCATTATGGTGACTTTGCAGCCAAGGTTGCAGAACTTTACCCTGAATACAAAGTGCCCAG GTTGCCAAAGGATACTCAACCTGGTTTGCTAAGGGCCAAGACTGCATCTAAGAAGCTGATGGACTTGGGTCTACAATTCATTCCCATGGAGCAAATTATCAAAGATTCTGTTGAGAGTCTCCGGAGCAAAGGGTTTATTTCTTGA